Genomic DNA from Anguilla anguilla isolate fAngAng1 chromosome 17, fAngAng1.pri, whole genome shotgun sequence:
TTCTGAATGTATTGTAGGTGGGGCATATTCACATCAGAGCTAACTGATGCTTAGATGAGTCAGTGTGGTGGTCACGAAAATGGCAAGAATGCTTAAATCTGTGTTTGGCTTTCCAGTTTCCTGACTTGTTCACCATATCTCGATTTACTGCGGGCAAAGTCCTCCATTAATTCTTCCGCATTGTTACTTTGAAGTTCCATAGTCCCTTCAAAGGCTGACCCATCCTGAACCCCAATGCATGCATAATGTCTTATGTGCACTTGCATGCAGGAAATTGCACTCATACAAAACTACTACAGTCATATCATGATGAGAACTCAAACTTACAATCTCGCAGTTACAGGTTCAgttttctctctatctcttcctctctctttctcaccatacgcagacacacacacacacacacacacagaagaaaaaaagagtcaCTAGAGCTTGTCTGCACTGATGTCCAAGTTCTGTCCTGTAGGCAATGTATGTGTTTACGTGTGGcgagaatgaaagagaaactGATTACTGCCTCTGTCAGATCCATGCACTTACCTAGCACAGGGACAAAGACCTGCAATGTGTGCTGCAGTGGGGTGTCATCTAATGGGAGGTgggcaagcccccccccccccccccccccccccaagttgtTTGAACTGCAGATGTAAAACGACAGTAGAGGTGCAAACGCTGGCGCCCCTGGTGAAAGGAAAGCTATGGCTTTGATTCAATTTGACAGTCACACTTGTCAACCAATGCAGTGTGCCTTTCATTTCACGGATCCCGGATCAATGACATTAAGCTTTTGCCAGGCAGGTCAGCCTCTAGCCTTTGAGTCTTAGGAAAGAGAGCGTATCATTCAGGAGTCTCTCGAGCTGAGGGGGCTCGTATAAGACCTCTGAGTGTAAGACTGAATCTTCGGCCTTTGCTTGCATACACATTCATCTAGCTTTTAAGGGAATCCCTTACAGGCTGCTTTTCAGGAGCTGTTCAATTTGATTTATATTGCATGGAaacattgttgttgttttttttttttaaaatctgaaaacaatttCTCTTCACCACTGATCTAGGTCAGCCCTGGCGGGTAACCAACAGCCTTGACCTAAACTTCAGCACTGACAGAGATAAGCCAACCTGATTAAAGGTTAGACATTTTCTCAGCAGAAAAGAGATTCCCCTCTTCTGAAAGCAGAGTTAATCCTTTTATACACACTCAGGTGATGAAAGATAGAGATCAACAGGGACAACAAATCAATAGAAGGGCAAGGTGCGAGTTTTGTTAcatgttcctctctctctctctctctctctctctctctctcagacacacacacacacacacacacacacacacacacacacacgcacgcacacacacctttcctGTTGTACTTATGCAACAGGGACGATCTGTTCCATAAGTACAACAGGTACATCCTGATCATGTCTCCCCCCGATGACAACAAAGGAGTTTTCCTTTGTTGGGAATATTCCATCAGGATTCCAATTACTCTCACAGGATTCCAAATGCTTTCACTCAATTTAGAAATGTCCTACATAGCGGCCTCGAAAGTTAGGATTTTCATCTGCATTTTGAGTACCTTTATGTTACCCACACAGAGCCAAAGTGCGCTGATCGGTCCTCAGCATACGAGTACCCAGCAAGCACTCAGCATAGGCTGAGTGATACTACAGGTCTGTTGAACAAACTCACGTTAAAAGTAACAAAAGACATTTATTCTCTGGTGTTACATCCTAATACTGAGAAAATTTTGGTCGTCTAAATCAAGGACAGACTCTTTTTGCTTGCCTTTCCCTGGCTTCTAAACATAATCCTAATCAAGCCTCAACCCTAATGCTTACCATTTTTCTAATCCAAAGTCTTGCCCTCTGAGTCATCTCAAAtagcagatttttatttttaaatggatgataAACAATCTAAATATCACCAATTCAACCAATGACATAGATGGAAATATACTTTTGAAAGTATGAAAATTTTTCACTGCAAAATGAGAAGCAAAAATTAAGATTGCAGTGTTAGTGCCAGGTCTCAATCTCAGTCCTAAGCATAACTGTCATCCTGTGTCCCAAGCTCTTCCATGTGCTTGTGAAATTCCACCACCTGCACACCTGGTTCTGCTAATGAATAACTCATTTATAGTTGTGTCAGGTGTGCTGGTGGTGGAAttttacaaacaaatgcaatgtCTGGGGTGCCTGCAGGAGAGGCTAGGGAACCGAACCTGTGTTCTTCCAGCATCTTACAGCAAAATATTAATGACTTCTTGGAAAACACATTCTTTTTACTAGTCATTGCATTAATGcgtatttgtatttattctaATGGGATATAGTGTTTTCACAAGCGTATAATCACTTACTGCCAAGATGTTTAAATAGCTATAAACATTGAGTTTTTCAGGTAGCCTGTGAGTTTTGCCCAgcactgcatttatttacttgttattGCACTTGGACATCAGAATAACCTTAGCACAACATGCAATATGCAGCTAGGGCCAGATGCACTATGTCCAGATTTTTTTTGCGATGCAAGGCACTATTTCACTGGGGGGTTTTCTGGAGGTGGCACAAAATACTCATTCTGTGCTATAGCCCACGGATACATAATACACACAATCATACGTACAGCACAGATAACACAAGGCAGCAATGCTATGACCAAGAAAAACTAGCAACTCGAAAGACGGTAaccagcatgtctgtgtgtgggggtgcttCTGCTTACCTTGAATCACAACATGACTTGTCCATCAATCAGGTACTCAAGTATGTGTAGGATTTTGCGTTTGTCAAAGCACAGGACTGAGTGGCTCAATCAAAATAAGATACCAGAATGGCAAATGTGTATCgtcacaatatttatttttttaacaacgACCAAAGATTTTTACTCATGGAATTCATTGCATTTCGGGAGACGGCAGCCAATTCCCAGAGTTTCCCCGGCCAATCCTTGACAGCTGGCGACTCTAAAGATACTGGTGCACGTAGTCTACATGCAGCTGCAGGCTGACACTCACGGGAAAATAGGAATTatgacacacaggcacaaccaCAGCATCCAGCACACGGTTCGAAGCCAATTCTAATTCTAAAATGCCCCGGCAAAAATCAATACCCTCATGCAGAAGCACCCCTTCTAGTGAATTCATTCGGAGGACAGCAGATTACTGGTGCTGCACTCTCTAAGCATCCTGTGCTGACTTACCCACAGAGGGAAACGGTTCACAGGATAGGCACCTCTATTGATTTAGTGAGCAAAAATAGTAAGTGAGATGGCTGGAGAGCGTTGTGTATGGACCATGAAAGAAATCACGGTTTGAGTTAAGAGCTGAGAGGTTCTGAACGGATTTACGACTTGAATCAGCCGTTGACCTTATTGACATCTTCCCAGCAGTCTGTGCTGACGCTGAGACTGTCTGCTAGCCCTGTGCTTTTCTGTTTAAGCCAGACCGACAAATGGCTGCGGCTGGAGGCGGGTGAACGCGTTCAGAGCTGTGACTAACTGGCAGGGCCTCGTCTGCTGTCAGGACATAACCGAGGCAGAGCAGCTCTGCGAATTTCAGCAAACGTTCGCTTTGTGGGAGAAACAACCCCCTCTTTATGCGCCATCATCGGTGCCGGACTCGTTAAAGTAAGGAGCTAAAATTAGGTTCAGTCACAAGCCCTGGTGTGTCCCTGCTCTGCGGTATCTGTGCAGTCCAGTGAGAGGGGTCAGAGCACAGACAACGACTATCAAAaacactattttatttatttatctgcagGTGCACTTACATCAAGTTGAGTGCATGTCTtggtggcaaaaaaaataaattggttgAATTTCCAATCTGACACCTCGCGCTCACTGAgagcacatttttaaactaaaaggggggggggggggagagaaagagcttaAGAAAATGACTGTCTGTTTCTTTGGTGTTGCAGGACTTACCGAATCAGGCAGAAAGGATCGTTCCTTTTCACTACCGCTCTCCCAGACGAGATGAACTCAGAGAGTGACCTCTACGATGGTGTGAGTCGCTCCAGCGACTCCGCCTCCCTGAGCGTGCGGACGGAGGGCGGCAAGACACGCCGCTACGTGGGGAGGGACGGCAGCTGCCGCGTCACCTTCCGCCACtccccgggggggtggggtctgtaCGTGACGGACATCTTCACCACCCTGGTGGAGTCCAGGTGGCGGGTGATGTTCCTCATCTTCTCCCTCTCGTACATCGTGTCCTGGCTTCTGTTCGGGCTCTTCTACTGGACGATCGCGCTGGCCAACGGCGACCTGGCGGACGCGGACACCCGCCCGTGCGTGGAAAACGTGCGCAGCTTCACCGCCGCCTTCCTCTTCTCCCTGGAGACGCAGGCCACCATCGGCTACGGCTTCCGCGGCATGACCGAGAACTGCGCCGAGGCCATCGTCGTGGTGACGGTGCAGGACATCCTCAGCTGCCTCATCGACACGGTCGTCATAGGCATCGTGGTGGCCAAGATGGCGTCCGCCCGCAAGCGGGCGCAGACGGTGGGCTTCAGCAGCTGCGCGGTGGTCAACCTGCGCGACGGCGTCATGTGCCTGTCTTGGCGCCTGGGCGATTTCCGTGGCAACCACATCCTGGAGGGCGTGGCCCAGGCACAGCTCATCCGCCACGCGCCGCGACCCTCTGGG
This window encodes:
- the LOC118216399 gene encoding inward rectifier potassium channel 16-like; translated protein: MNSESDLYDGVSRSSDSASLSVRTEGGKTRRYVGRDGSCRVTFRHSPGGWGLYVTDIFTTLVESRWRVMFLIFSLSYIVSWLLFGLFYWTIALANGDLADADTRPCVENVRSFTAAFLFSLETQATIGYGFRGMTENCAEAIVVVTVQDILSCLIDTVVIGIVVAKMASARKRAQTVGFSSCAVVNLRDGVMCLSWRLGDFRGNHILEGVAQAQLIRHAPRPSGAAALSYLDLEIECDQIILATPTTLVHRLVPGSPLYRLGPEDLLKDDFEVVVTFTYTGDSTGVLHQTRTSYTPPEIRWGQRFQDMLKVGRSHYHTDYAAFHQTVAVPVPQVSAAEYDRTTPRPLTVNGSVITVTSATSTYQEAWL